The Cryobacterium arcticum genome includes a region encoding these proteins:
- a CDS encoding ParB/RepB/Spo0J family partition protein has product MTTTTVNVGTIEHIDPNLIVVEANVRTEAQLGREFVASIKANGVLTPILARRDDQGNIIVRAGQRRTLAAREAGLATIPVYVVAADETTVERIVQQMAENDHREAVTDADRVAAFQQLAFEGLTPAVIAKRLGSKPATVKAGIAVAENAVAASAIVSHSLTLDQAAALIEFEGDDETVSVLIDIATTSPEQFAHAAQRARDDKRVATMKADAAADLIARGFEVLDRDRGSYETDYTSISYLTTADGESVTAEHIADSEGRAAYVYAYSNSNSNSNSNSNSNSDTVTVRYFLKDPKAAGFRKSSASGATSGPMTDEQKDERKTLIANNKAWASAEVVRREWLAEFLSRKTLPKDATQAITVGLTVHHSMVGKAIQNGNVLAHTLLGMKRANYWDADKLAALVEKTPTKAQHVSLAIVLAGIEDSTSKETWRYPNTHSARYFEQLAAWGYGLSDVEQIVIDAVAEKAATKAAEAAAKIAE; this is encoded by the coding sequence ATGACTACCACCACCGTAAATGTCGGCACCATCGAGCACATTGACCCGAACCTGATCGTTGTAGAAGCGAACGTGCGCACCGAAGCTCAGCTAGGCCGCGAGTTCGTGGCCAGTATCAAGGCAAACGGCGTCCTGACGCCGATCCTCGCCCGCCGCGACGACCAGGGCAACATCATCGTGCGAGCCGGTCAGCGCCGCACCCTCGCCGCCCGTGAGGCCGGTTTGGCTACGATCCCGGTTTACGTAGTAGCCGCCGACGAAACGACCGTCGAGCGCATCGTGCAGCAGATGGCCGAGAACGATCACCGCGAGGCCGTCACCGACGCCGACCGGGTTGCCGCGTTCCAGCAGTTGGCTTTCGAGGGTTTGACCCCCGCCGTGATCGCCAAGCGACTGGGCAGCAAGCCCGCCACAGTCAAGGCCGGAATCGCGGTCGCAGAGAACGCCGTCGCGGCATCCGCCATCGTCAGCCACTCCCTCACTCTCGACCAGGCTGCCGCGCTGATCGAGTTCGAGGGCGACGATGAAACCGTGTCCGTGCTCATCGACATTGCCACCACCAGCCCCGAGCAGTTCGCCCACGCAGCGCAGCGCGCCCGCGACGACAAGCGCGTGGCCACGATGAAGGCAGACGCGGCCGCCGACCTGATCGCGCGCGGCTTCGAGGTGCTGGACCGTGACCGGGGATCCTACGAAACCGACTACACGAGCATCAGCTACCTGACGACGGCAGACGGCGAATCAGTCACCGCCGAGCACATCGCCGACAGCGAAGGCCGCGCCGCGTACGTGTACGCGTACAGCAACAGCAACAGCAACAGCAACAGCAACAGCAACAGCAACAGCGACACCGTCACCGTGCGTTACTTCCTGAAAGACCCCAAGGCTGCCGGGTTCCGCAAGTCCAGCGCCAGCGGGGCCACCAGCGGCCCCATGACCGACGAGCAGAAGGACGAACGTAAGACCCTGATCGCCAACAACAAGGCGTGGGCCAGCGCCGAGGTCGTGCGCCGCGAATGGCTGGCAGAGTTCCTGAGTCGCAAGACGCTCCCGAAGGATGCCACCCAGGCCATCACCGTGGGCCTGACCGTGCACCACAGCATGGTCGGCAAGGCCATCCAGAACGGTAACGTGCTCGCGCACACTCTGCTCGGGATGAAGCGGGCCAACTACTGGGATGCCGACAAGCTCGCTGCACTGGTGGAAAAGACCCCCACCAAGGCGCAGCACGTCAGCCTCGCAATCGTCCTGGCCGGTATCGAGGACAGCACCAGCAAGGAAACGTGGCGCTACCCGAACACCCACAGCGCCCGCTACTTCGAGCAGCTGGCGGCATGGGGCTACGGCCTCAGCGACGTTGAGCAGATCGTGATCGACGCCGTTGCAGAGAAGGC